A genomic stretch from Carassius auratus strain Wakin chromosome 37, ASM336829v1, whole genome shotgun sequence includes:
- the LOC113056302 gene encoding protein FAM117A → MKMSRNGSGLQPLKATVPFTLHKAAGAAVKNINPGNRTQAEWRLQTQIRRTVSLDAIVGPYLQGQWPKEGDGHDREDKSTQTPHAWFAGAEKTAVGFHKRSASWGNSECLQDGTDVCADSFFRLKRLQQKKRSGVLVGNQEKLHNQHQSPALLIPPASLTRLSSRLRQSEERLDQELEKVFTHNSSVHHCGLYEVPDGHRAPVPHLSSRSGFQIGSSLVASHSSSSSSTSCSPQRPLELDTVEEVSSCILMLSSSPRPNNSYCFQRDPPEGCERVRVCEENTLPCLDHVYMLSCPDPNKVNFTTHTGSAFCPVNLPKPLLPPVDFLICSLSVSPGSCWVGQ, encoded by the exons ATGAAGATGTCCAGGAACGGATCAGGTCTCCAGCCTCTCAAAGCTACTGTTCCCTTCACGCTGCACAAAGCAGCTGGAGCTGCCGTCAAAAATATCAATCCAG GTAATAGAACCCAAGCAGAGTGGCGATTGCAGACTCAGATTCGGCGCACAGTATCTTTGGATGCGATTGTGGGACCGTACTTGCAAGGCCAGTGGCCCAAAGAGGGCGACGGACATGACAGGGAAGACAAATCCACCCAG ACACCACACGCTTGGTTCGCTGGAGCTGAAAAAACAGCTGTTGGATTTCACAAACGTTCCGCATCATGGGGAAATTCAGAATGTCTTCAGGATGGTACTGACGTATGTGCAGATTCA TTTTTCAGACTGAAACGACTGCAACAGAAGAAAAGGTCAGGCGTTCTGGTTGGCAATCAAGAGAAACTGCACAACCAACATCAG TCCCCTGCTCTATTAATCCCACCTGCTTCATTGACTCGACTGTCGTCACGCTTGCGTCAAAGTGAAGAGAGACTAGATCAGGAGCTGGAGAAAGTCTTCACACATAATTCATCAGTTCACCACTGTGGA ctgtaTGAGGTTCCTGACGGCCACAGAGCTCCTGTTCCACACCTGAGCTCCAGGAGTGGATTTCAGATTGGATCTTCCCTTGTAGCTTCCCattcttcttcttcctcatccACATCTTGCTCTCCACAGCGCCCTCTAGAACTCGACACTG TTGAGGAGGTCAGCTCATGTATCTTAATGCTGTCCTCATCACCACGACCCAATAACAGCTACTGCTTTCAGAGAGATCCACCAGAGGGTTGTGAGAGAGTCCGAGTGTGTGAAGAGAACAC CCTTCCATGTTTGGACCACGTGTACATGCTCTCCTGCCCCGACCCCAACAAAGTGAACTTCACCACACACACAGGCTCAGCCTTCTGCCCTGTCAATCTCCCGAAGCCCCTCCTACCTCCAGTGGACTTCCTGATCTGCAGCCTCTCAGTTTCTCCAGGGTCCTGCTGGGTGGGACAGTGA